From Myxococcales bacterium, a single genomic window includes:
- a CDS encoding glycoside hydrolase family 1 protein, translating into MAGVQVSSVRALALGWILSALAAGCGGDDPASDGAADVGFPSMGSLSAESGKGSFRFGVASAATQIEDQNPNTDWYLFSQPKSAGGLGVGSFVGDAAKGYSKAIEDVALLQTLGVDSYRFSIEWARVEPKRDQIDEAALAHYSELIDALIAAGIRPMVTLHHFSNPVWVDDPRDPDCASGPSDQNLCGFGHPVGGKLVVDEFAEHVKLLAERLGDRVDDWGTVNEPINYLVASYGVGVFPPGKKYIFSLVDKLVPVIKDYLRLHVAAYDALKAADQTDADGDGEAASVGLTLSVADWVPSRLNQLSDDPEDIAARDRLVFFFHYLFIDALTQGAFDNDADGVLEELVPSFAGKLDWLGLQYYLRSGVTGKGGLLQVLALTPCFGSFDFGSCVPPTDPSFCVPKMGYEFYAPGVSTVLQAFGARYPKLPLLISEGGISTEVGARRQENIVRELEQVVKARKAGVDVRGYYHWSLYDNFEWAEGFEPRFGLFHVDYDSFERTPTAGATLFSDITQNRKLTRAMRSQFGGIGPMTPEGTPPEGPCKKF; encoded by the coding sequence ATGGCGGGTGTTCAGGTGTCCTCGGTCCGCGCTCTCGCGCTCGGCTGGATTCTATCGGCGCTTGCCGCCGGTTGTGGTGGGGACGACCCCGCCTCGGACGGCGCCGCTGACGTCGGCTTTCCAAGCATGGGCTCGCTCAGCGCGGAGTCTGGCAAAGGGAGCTTTCGCTTCGGAGTGGCGAGCGCTGCGACGCAGATCGAGGACCAGAATCCGAACACGGATTGGTACCTGTTCAGCCAGCCGAAGAGCGCGGGGGGCCTCGGTGTCGGCAGCTTCGTGGGGGACGCCGCCAAGGGATATTCGAAGGCCATCGAGGACGTCGCGCTGCTCCAGACGCTCGGTGTCGACTCGTATCGCTTCAGCATCGAATGGGCGCGTGTGGAGCCCAAGCGCGACCAGATCGACGAGGCCGCGCTCGCGCACTACAGCGAGCTGATCGACGCGCTGATCGCCGCCGGGATCCGCCCGATGGTGACCTTGCATCATTTCTCGAACCCGGTCTGGGTCGACGATCCGCGAGACCCGGACTGCGCCAGCGGGCCATCCGATCAGAACTTGTGCGGTTTTGGTCACCCCGTCGGCGGCAAGCTGGTCGTCGACGAGTTTGCCGAGCACGTGAAGCTGCTAGCCGAGCGCCTTGGGGACCGCGTCGACGACTGGGGCACCGTCAACGAACCCATCAACTACCTGGTCGCTTCCTACGGTGTTGGTGTGTTCCCGCCCGGCAAGAAATACATCTTCTCGCTCGTGGACAAGCTCGTGCCGGTGATCAAGGACTACCTCCGCCTCCACGTTGCCGCATACGACGCGCTGAAGGCTGCCGACCAGACGGATGCGGACGGCGACGGAGAGGCAGCGAGTGTGGGGTTGACGCTCTCGGTGGCAGACTGGGTGCCATCCCGGCTGAACCAGCTGAGCGACGATCCGGAAGACATCGCGGCGCGTGATCGCCTGGTCTTCTTCTTTCACTACCTCTTCATCGACGCACTGACCCAGGGTGCCTTCGACAACGACGCCGATGGCGTGCTCGAAGAGCTCGTTCCGAGCTTCGCCGGCAAGCTCGATTGGCTGGGTCTGCAGTACTACCTGCGCTCCGGCGTCACCGGCAAAGGGGGCCTGTTGCAGGTGCTGGCGCTGACCCCTTGTTTTGGCAGCTTCGATTTCGGGTCCTGCGTCCCGCCGACGGATCCCAGCTTTTGTGTGCCGAAAATGGGATACGAGTTCTACGCCCCGGGCGTGAGCACGGTGCTCCAGGCCTTCGGCGCTCGGTACCCGAAGCTGCCTCTCTTGATCTCCGAAGGGGGCATCAGCACGGAGGTCGGCGCGCGCCGACAGGAGAACATCGTGCGAGAGCTCGAGCAGGTGGTGAAGGCGCGCAAGGCCGGCGTCGACGTGCGCGGCTACTACCACTGGAGCCTGTACGACAACTTCGAGTGGGCGGAGGGCTTCGAGCCGCGCTTCGGTTTGTTCCACGTCGACTACGATAGCTTCGAGCGCACTCCAACTGCCGGCGCGACCTTGTTCTCCGACATCACCCAAAATCGAAAGCTGACCCGGGCCATGCGTAGCCAGTTCGGCGGGATCGGGCCGATGACGCCCGAAGGCACTCCCCCCGAAGGCCCTTGCAAGAAGTTTTGA
- a CDS encoding HAMP domain-containing histidine kinase produces the protein MTSEPTEGGRPELEARLADALMRLQQLEETQNDLIHLVAHDMRSPLAVLLANVQFVLDDLAERGEQDAIEALEDMRTSGRRLAGMVDMLLDISRLEAGTATLSLAKHDLVRLVRESLRELQTPEARAIEVDSPDAVHAVCDEVLFRRVVDDLVSACIKRTRGRGVICVRVSPKGPRVVLTFSDDGADIPAEFLQKVLQKSGQLEAKRRGVTTSVGLVHAQLAAAAHGGSLQVEARPGQPGVSFVLELPVEPAVENTSKG, from the coding sequence ATGACGTCCGAACCCACCGAAGGCGGAAGGCCCGAGCTCGAGGCGCGGCTCGCCGACGCGCTGATGAGGTTGCAGCAGCTCGAAGAGACCCAGAACGATCTGATCCACCTGGTCGCTCACGACATGCGGAGCCCGCTGGCGGTACTCCTGGCCAACGTGCAGTTCGTGCTGGACGATCTGGCCGAGCGCGGGGAACAGGACGCCATCGAAGCGCTGGAGGACATGCGAACTTCCGGGCGCAGGTTGGCCGGCATGGTCGACATGCTGCTCGACATCAGCCGCCTGGAAGCGGGCACCGCAACGCTGTCACTGGCGAAGCATGACCTCGTGCGGCTGGTGCGGGAGAGTCTGCGCGAATTGCAGACTCCCGAGGCGCGCGCCATCGAGGTCGACTCACCGGATGCCGTGCACGCGGTGTGTGATGAAGTCTTGTTCCGTCGTGTCGTCGATGATCTGGTATCGGCGTGCATCAAACGCACGCGCGGGCGCGGTGTCATTTGCGTCAGAGTGTCGCCGAAAGGGCCGCGCGTCGTGCTCACGTTCTCGGACGATGGCGCTGACATCCCGGCGGAGTTTCTTCAGAAGGTCTTGCAGAAATCCGGACAGCTCGAGGCCAAGCGCAGAGGGGTTACGACCAGCGTCGGCCTGGTCCACGCGCAGCTCGCTGCGGCGGCGCACGGCGGCAGCTTGCAGGTCGAGGCCCGGCCCGGGCAGCCCGGCGTCAGCTTCGTGCTCGAGCTGCCCGTCGAACCAGCGGTCGAAAACACCTCGAAGGGTTGA
- a CDS encoding TIGR02266 family protein — protein sequence MASEPASSEERTPAEEARIRALSAAPCVDNRRGNARFAVELDVSISSDHNFYAGFTENLSAGGIFVATHALKAAGSLIELCIFLPGASGAIRGKGEVRWIRNYQEGGDVPPGMGIRFVELEAGSPERIESFLRQREPMFFDDD from the coding sequence ATGGCATCAGAACCAGCATCGAGCGAAGAGCGGACACCGGCGGAGGAAGCCAGGATCCGCGCCTTGTCGGCAGCCCCCTGTGTCGACAATCGCCGCGGCAACGCGCGCTTCGCCGTGGAGCTCGACGTGAGCATCTCGAGCGACCACAACTTCTACGCCGGTTTCACCGAGAACCTGTCGGCCGGTGGCATCTTCGTCGCGACCCACGCGCTCAAGGCCGCGGGCTCGCTGATCGAGCTCTGCATCTTCTTGCCAGGGGCGAGCGGCGCTATCCGGGGCAAGGGGGAGGTCCGCTGGATCCGCAACTACCAAGAAGGCGGTGACGTGCCGCCGGGCATGGGGATCCGCTTCGTCGAGCTCGAGGCGGGTTCGCCGGAGCGCATCGAAAGCTTCCTGCGCCAGCGTGAGCCCATGTTCTTCGACGACGACTGA